The genomic stretch ATCTGTTTTTACGGAGACCATCAAGATTATTTGGGGCTTCCCGTGATAGCAGGGACCATTGACCGATATATCAATTTAAAGGCACAGCCCAATTCTAATGCTGATTATCGCTTAAAATTGTTAGATCTTAATGAAGAATTGTCCATTGCAGTAGATGATGGTTTAATGCAGGTTCAACCTGATGATTATTTCAGGTCGGTGATGTCCGTGCTGAAAAAGGAAGGTTTTCAATTTGACCAAGGTTATGATATCGAAATCTCGGGAAATATTCCTGTGAACGCCGGACTCTCCAGCTCTTCGGCATTGGTGGTCGCATGGATTCGATTTTTGCTGGCTACGCAGGGAAAATCAGAAGAGATCAGTGATTATCAAATAGGAAGATGGGCCTACGAAGCCGAAGTGTTGTTTTTTGATCAGCCCGGTGGGTTGATGGACCAGTACACAATCGCCCAGAAAGGACTGATCTATATCGATACCCAAAGTGGGGAGAGCACTCGCTTGAGTGCTAATTTGGGGAAGTTATTGGTTGCGGAATCTGGCGTGCCAAAGAAAACCTTGGAAGTACTAAAGAATGCCAGGGTCTATCAACAACGGGCGGTCGAGGCCATTAAAAAGGTCCATCCCGCTTTTGAACTGGAG from Flagellimonas oceani encodes the following:
- a CDS encoding GHMP kinase, whose product is MIEIKVPARICFYGDHQDYLGLPVIAGTIDRYINLKAQPNSNADYRLKLLDLNEELSIAVDDGLMQVQPDDYFRSVMSVLKKEGFQFDQGYDIEISGNIPVNAGLSSSSALVVAWIRFLLATQGKSEEISDYQIGRWAYEAEVLFFDQPGGLMDQYTIAQKGLIYIDTQSGESTRLSANLGKLLVAESGVPKKTLEVLKNARVYQQRAVEAIKKVHPAFELEQAALEDYEKYIDLVPEELQGYWYAAIYNYHITLEAKKELLKVNPNIQILGDLMNQHQIILQNEIQNTPLEMVHMMDAARDAGALGTKIIGSGGGGCMVAMITDSVEEKVKQAFLDKGAKTVYTVELTS